AGCTTACTTGTCTCTGTCATTGATGAAGCAACAATTGGAGATGGTCAGGAGAGCTGGTTCGCCAACAATCTCAACAGGGCACACCTTGATTATTTCTACTGGCTGCTTGCTGGTGTTAGTGCAGTGGGATTCATAGCCTACTTGTATTTTGCAAGATCATACATTTATAGCAGGGGAAACACAATTTAGATTTATTCTTTTACCGTTATTGCCAAACAGTTTCAAGAAGTGCTTTTTATGtacaattatattatttcctTCTTGctatttatagttaattaaattTTCCCCTCTTAATGTATAAAATCTCTTTCccataatttttctaattttttcattctttaatttatttctctttttctcaTTTACATGTTTTcccctattatttttttagtttcttcttctctctttcttcccaATTCActccaaataaattatttaaaggaataaaactaaaatgaaatattatttaaaggaATAAAACTCTGAATAtaatctcaattattttattataattgattttaagcaactaaaaaaaaagagttgtataaaaaaatccagGTACCTAGACCGATCAGACCAACAAAAAGAAAGCCGGGCGGTACAATAAAACCTTAATACTATTAagcataaatgaaaaatatataacttaATGAGTTTGAGTTTCTtcaaagttatgaaaaatttatataattgttaattttaaaatttataaaattaattaaaataaatataaattaatccagatatccatattaataaaaaaaaattaaattcgaaGGCCAgaagaaaatatttatgattttgagGAAGGAAATGGAGAGTCTGGTTTTAACAAAATGAAACCTAATTATCCTTTTCTCCATGAAATGAAAAGGGAAGAGGAAAAGGTCACTGTAATGCGCACTTATGCAAGTAGTAAAACGCCATTGACAGAGACTTGAGAACCCAACTAAACGAAGAAAACGACGTGCGTGAGCTTACTGAAAAGCATACGAATATAGAATGTCGGCAAACACAAGCAAATGAAAGTGTCAAAACTCTATATGGAGATGGTAAAAGGGGAATACAAGGCCTGCTTGCTGCTGCATCGAGAGTATGGATACAGACCACAAATGGCCACCGAAACTCCGTTCAGATGGCACCACAGGCCGGCCGTTTTGTCCATCCAAATCCAGTGGATGGAAATCCGCTGGTTTTTCATCGTGGGTAACTTTACAATATTGACTGACATATAATATGATTCTGATGTTTACTGTGTGACTGATTTCATCAGTCAATTAAAGCAGCTGACTTCAGACAATCTATGGGTGCCTTTTgagttggttttttcttttctttttccttttcagtAAAAAGGTTGTTCGCAATTGAGtttcagataatttttttaaaaaaaattgattttttttttaaaattattattttgttttgatgagctggtattaaaaattattttaatatattttaaaataaaaaatattttaaaaaataattattaccacaatttttatatctataatacaaattttcaattttcaatatatttttatctctaagTCCTttgaaagagaaaggaaagaattTGAATATTGGTGTGTCCTTTTGTCGTAAAGAGGgctgataattaattatttgaggGTTGACTTTTAAGTAAGTGAGACTTGTGGGGGGAGGGTAAGTTTGTTGTCCGAGTTTGACATTGAATTCCGACAagttaatttgaaaagaaataagatgtaaaatatgattataagaagtcaaattcaataataataaaaaaaaaagtattcatatttaattttaacccAGTCAAAAAATTTTTACTGCATGACAATCaaaatttcttgatttaattttaacccAATCGAAATTTTTTTACCCATAATTTTGATAACCAttacataataaataaagaaaaatgttttttaaattgatgcgccaacatataaattataaaatgcgAGTCTTATGagccttaattaattaattagcccTCATGAAGAAGGAAAAAGCGGGGAGGACAGTAATAAGGAAGCACTATATGCATATTAGTATTTTAAGAAATTCGTTTTGGTAGCGGGAATAAAAAcaggaggaaaagaaaaaagaaatcttatttttttaaaatagcattttttttataaacaaatttgacaaaaatagcataaatttagttttttttagaaatagtAAGGTGTAATGGGTTAAGATATTGAAAATAACACAACCTATTTGATCCTAATAgtgcaattttgtttttaataacacAAGTTTATCTagttttttgattaatttgattcgGTTTAACTTTGTTCAAACCtactaattttaatatatatatatatatataaaaagatcacGTTTACATTTATTCTACCCTTTAATCTTAGAACATGTTTAGAAGTGTGattataaatacttttaaagtgatttttattttgaaatgaattaaaagaatatatttttttatttttttaaaattatttttgatattagtgtattaaaatgatttgataatagtataaaaatattactttaaaataaaaaaattaaaaatatttttaacacataaaaataaaattagttatttattttgaagtatgtttgtttttaaattttttagacatgctatttaaaagaaaaacaccaaatTTATTGGGACGTACAATGGTAGGTCCCAATTTGCAATTATGGAAACTTAGAAAATGGCAGCTCATGGAGACTAAGAAACAAATGGCAGCAAGATTGGGTCAACTGGCAGTTTTTTTATCAGGTAAATAGTTATCATCTGGCTTGCTTATAAGCAGCTAGCTAACTAGCTGACAATTTACTATACCTtatctctcaaatatttactcGGACACAGGGAGTAATAGCATGCACTCCTACCCGTGTAATGGAAGCAGCAGAAGGCACTGTTAATGGCTCCGTCGACTACAAAGGCAACCCAGTTCACCGATCCACCTCAGGTGGCTGGAGATCGGCCTCTTTCATCATAGGTACGTCCGTGTTTCAAGAATTTCGTCATATGAGCTGAAGCTTCTGATGAAACTTGGTAATTGAATTTTGCAGTTCTTGTGTGTTTGTGTAGCTGTGGAAGTTGCAGAGAGGTTTGCATATTATGGGATATCTTCGAACCTTATAACGTACTTGACGGGTCCTCTTGGTCAGTCCACGGCCAGTGCCGCCGCCAATGTGAATACCTGGTCCGGCACGGCCACGTTGCTGCCTCTTTTAGGAGCCTTTGTGGCCGACTCTTTTCTTGGCCGTTACCGGACTATTATTGCCGCTTCTCTCATCTACATCTTGGTCAGCCTCCTCACTCTCATCTCTCCTATTTTTTTACCATAGGTTACTTTTCTTAATCCCAGAAGACAATATTAGGACATGATTGGTCATATTTACAGCGAGTTCGAATCAACcgatataattttattcatatcAAATAACCAGcggttaatttattttcatttatggAGGTTTGAACGAGAGGTTAGTTGCTTTCACGATGgtaattttagattaaattttgatatatgaAGAATTTTGAGACATTTATTTGCGGATACAGAATTCTTAATCATTCTTTGGCTGTACAAATCTATACATAGCAGGGAAATCATGCAGCAAGAAAAGACAATCTTGCACATAATTTCTCTCATAAATCTTGTTAAGATtatatactaataataaaaacacaattatatCTAAATTAGATAACAAATAAACTATGTTAGGCAATGATCTAATGGTAGAATCTCTGCAATATCTTCAACAATATCTACAGTATAACTGCATTatcttcaataatatatttaaaattgtatttaattagtatttcataatagaaaatatatattttaaaaaataaaaatgtgtttgcttaattaaaaagacagagataattacataaaataaattaagtttatattattttaaaataaaaatataaaaaatatattctttctaTATTATTTGTTTAGTATTTCCTGTTACAAATAACTGTAATAGTTGATACATAgtagattttggtgttgtttgGTATTGCCTTTTAAATGATgtcttaaaaagaaataattttttttatttagaattagtttttttaatgttgaaattattttaatgtactgattttaaaatattttaaaaaaatttaaattgtttttattttaatatatttttaaataaataataatttaaaaaacaattattccaTACTTTCAAACACCAATCACGCTAGAGTTGAACTCGTTAGACGCATTTAATGAGTCATATGACTTCTTCACATTTTGTGAGGACATGTATTATGTAACAAACCAGCTGGACCTTATCCAATCTCATGACTTGCATGCTCATATTTTCAATTATCTAGTTTATGTATATTTGACCGTTactaatttaaaattgattaaaacaatttgattaTTTAACCTAGCATCCCTCTAGTTTCATTCAAGTTGaaactaaatatttaaataattatatgaaatatCTTGTATAATTATTCATTACTAGAAATTTACTTAATACCAACAacattaccgacagaataattCTATcagtaatttattattaaatttatcaacaaaatcttttttgtctataatttaattgatatgtACCGACAGAATCTTGTAATGGTTGAATGATATgactatttttcaaaacttgataAGAAATCTTgttataatagttattttttaaattgttttttaattaaaaataaattgaaataatattttattttatttttgacatcaacatattaaaataatataaaaatataaaaaatattactttaaaataaaaaaataaatcttttaaatatttttttaaaatactataatCCAGGTGATAATATGCCAGTGGATTTTCCATGCGTGTGATTCGTGTCTTCTGTCCATAAATAGGTAAATGACATGATGGGCGTCCACTTCtcttattctctctcttttttttgggcCGAGTAGACAGCGGAGTGACATGTCGTCATGGATGAGAATTTCATTCGATACGACCCGTAGGGTTTGAGATATCTCATTccaattagattttatttttatttgatttaataaataaattagatgaaaTTTAGGTCTTGTATCATTTGGATCTGATTTAATAAATAATCGGACTcaatatttctattattttttttaataaaaaatatatagttattatGAAGCTTATAAACCAAGAAGGAGCTAAAATTATACTTAAAagttaagataaaataaagaatagaaaatgtaaaatattctattttaaaaaataaaacaatggaaaaaaaaataaatcgaataAATTCAAGGACATGTTCATTTTATGCATGGTCGTCTTATAACTGTTAAGTTCCTATACTAATCATAATCCACCTGAATTGGGTGACTCACAGGGACTGGGCTTGTTGACACTTGCAGCCAAGCTAACATCTGTTAACCTTCATGGCTGTCGAAGCACCAAGGATGCTAGGTTATGTGCTCCTCCTCGGTTTCAAGTAATACTGTTCTTCTTCTCTGTATATCTAGTAGCAGTTGGTCAAGGCGGGCACAAGCCATGCGTTCAGGCATTCGGAGGTGATCAGTTTGATGGGCAAGATCCGAAGGAGAGTAAAGCCAAGAGCTCGTTTTTCAATTGGTGGTATTTCGCCATATCAGTTGGCATCACCGTAACACTCATCGTGCTGGTCTACATCCAAGATAACCTCAGCTGGGCCCTGGGATTTGGAATCCCTTGTATTGTGTTGGTAGCTGCCCTGCTTGTTTTCTTGCTTGGAAGCAGAACTTACAGGTATAGTGCCAAAGAGAACGGGAAAAATCCATTCATGAGAATTGGCCGAGTGATTGTTAGAGCGATTAGGAACCGGCACAACACTCCTTCGGCTATGCCTAGTGAAGAGGATGCTTGCCTGTGGGATCAATGTTCGGAACAATTCAAGTAAGAGgaataagtttttctttaatGACTAGAAAATGTATTGACTAGAACAAGCATTCAGCACCTCTCCATTTAAAGGCTGTTATGAATTCTAACACAGCTAGCTTCTCCTATTTTAAAGGTTCCTCAACAAAGCGTTGCTTGCACCAGATGGTTCATTGGTAGATCAAAATGAGTGCAGTGTCAATGATGTAGAAGACACAAAAGCGTTGCTGAAACTTGTCCCAATATGGATCACAAGTTTGGCTTATGCAATTGCGTTTGCACAGACCTCAACTTTCTTCACAAAGCAAGGGGCTACGCTGGACAGAAAAATTGCCTCAGGCTTCAAAATTCCAGCTGCTTCACTTCAAACCTTCATTGGGTTTGCCATCATGATCTTTATTCCAGTGTACGACCGCATTGTTGTCCCTATATCACGAGGTCTAACCCGGAAACCTTCTGGCATCACAATGCTTCAAAGAATTGGAACAGGAATGGTTTTCTCTGCGATTTCCATGGTAACTGCAGCTCTTGTTGAAATGAAGAGACTTGAAACCGCCAAAGATCATGGGCTGGTGGACCTTCCAAAAGTGACAGTCCCAATGAGTATTTGGTGGTTGGTTCCTCAGTATATCCTATGCGGTGTTGCTGATGTGCTCACCATTGTTGGACTTCAAGAATTTTGCTATGATCAGGTCCCAAAGGAACTAAGGAGTCTGGGTATCGCACTCTACCTCAGTATCTTTGGAATAGGAAGCTTTTTAAGCACCTTTCTTATCTCTACCATCAATAAAGCAACAAGTGGAGATGGTCAAGAGAGCTGGTTCGCTAACAATCTCAACAGGGCGCACCTTGATTATTTCTATTGGCTGCTAGCTGGTCTCAGTGCTTTGGGATTCTCTGCCTACTTGTATTTTGCTAGATCATACATTTATAACAGGGAAAGAGCAATTTAGATTTATTCTCTCGCCGTTACTGCCAATCGGTAAACAAAAAGAGATTTCGAAAAGATCATTATTATttaaagggaaaagaaagaattgaAGATTCATCTGAGCTATGCAGATTTTCCTTGCGTTGCAAGAACACTAATCTGAGTAAGTTCGATTcctatgttaaaataatatatatatttttttatttttaatactagtatattaaataatttaaaaatatataaaaaattaatttaaaataaaaaaaattaattttattttaaaatacttttgaaatgaaaaaataaatcagatgTAAATAATATTAGCTAAGACACTGATGAAATCCTATATCCCAtcccaatatttatttttatgtttcatgtatgtgattatttttggatttatggaggttaaatttttaaagagattaaAGTTTCAGTGCATAAAACTCAACTTCCTCGAACAATCTAGCAAGATGGAAAATCAAAACGGAGTCGCATAAGAATTGACTCTCACCAAGATGTTGTTATCCTAGAAGGATGGCATTTATTAGCCAAAAGGTCATCGACTCggaatttaattcaaataaaattattattattattatgcttcttttgtttttcaaataatattttaacttttttatactaatataggcaattattattattattatgcttcTCTGGTTTTCTCTGTTAGTTCCTGTGTTAGCTCGTCTCCGTCTTCCTCTGTGTTTTCTCTGTTTGTGTTCTCTGGTTTTTTCCGTTCATTCGTTTTTCTCTCCGCCCTTTGCTTCTGTGGCCTTTCTCTGGTttttataaagccagagaatgCCAAGCGGTCGCCACCTAATAATGAAGCGACATTGCCAGCACCGCAGTTTGTTTCTGAAACGACGCCGTTTTGTTCCCTGAAGTTCTGACGTTTAGCAATTTGACCCTTATTCATGGaaaatctcttcttcttcttcttttattattcttttcctGTGTCAATTACAATTGTACTGCTCTGTATTTTAATGCCATTTacagaatatttttttggtttttaaattattcaaactttttaatttttaattctcttaaaattatttttgaaaaaatcaattaaactctCTATTATACCCCCATCATTTCACtttggtttttagtttttaatttcttgccaTTGTGCTTCAAATCAGCTTGTAAACTTTTGCATTTCTTTAATGAAACTTAagtgaatttgatatttttttaattaaacctctactttcattaattaatataatttcaagtttcATTAAGTTtccaaacttattaattctttaattaaattcccgattcattaattaaactaattcaaagtttaattaagctcccaaacgTATCAATTGTCTCAATTTCTACTAAAAttgacttttaaatttataatttgatccttaataaTCCTCCAATTTATACTTTCTTggcccaaattt
This genomic interval from Populus nigra chromosome 11, ddPopNigr1.1, whole genome shotgun sequence contains the following:
- the LOC133668550 gene encoding protein NRT1/ PTR FAMILY 5.10-like; translation: MEAAEGTVNGSVDYKGNPVHRSTSGGWRSASFIIAVEVAERFAYYGISSNLITYLTGPLGQSTASAAANVNTWSGTATLLPLLGAFVADSFLGRYRTIIAASLIYILGLGLLTLAAKLTSVNLHGCRSTKDARLCAPPRFQVILFFFSVYLVAVGQGGHKPCVQAFGGDQFDGQDPKESKAKSSFFNWWYFAISVGITVTLIVLVYIQDNLSWALGFGIPCIVLVAALLVFLLGSRTYRYSAKENGKNPFMRIGRVIVRAIRNRHNTPSAMPSEEDACLWDQCSEQFKFLNKALLAPDGSLVDQNECSVNDVEDTKALLKLVPIWITSLAYAIAFAQTSTFFTKQGATLDRKIASGFKIPAASLQTFIGFAIMIFIPVYDRIVVPISRGLTRKPSGITMLQRIGTGMVFSAISMVTAALVEMKRLETAKDHGLVDLPKVTVPMSIWWLVPQYILCGVADVLTIVGLQEFCYDQVPKELRSLGIALYLSIFGIGSFLSTFLISTINKATSGDGQESWFANNLNRAHLDYFYWLLAGLSALGFSAYLYFARSYIYNRERAI